The Candidatus Cloacimonadaceae bacterium genome includes the window CGTTCCAATAGCTCTTCAACACTTTGATCAGATCCTCGTGATCGCGGACGCCGCAGGTCTCGCGGACTGAGTGCATCGCCCACATCGGATTGCCGATATCGACGGTCTGGATGCCAAGATCGGCAGCAACGATGGGTCCGACAGTGCTGCCGCAGGGCAGATCCGAACGGACGGCAAATTTCTGATAATTCACTCCCGCTTTCTCGCAATGTGTGATAAAGCGCGTGCTACTTTCGGCGGTAGAGGCATAGCGGATATTGGCATTGAGCTTGATCACGGGACCTTTGTTCATCACCGGAGCGTAGGCAGGATCGTATTTTTCCGGATATCCGGGATGAAAGGCGTGCGCCATATCGGCAGAGATGAGAAAAGATTTGCGCAAAGCTCTGAAATAGCTGTCCCGATCACATTTATGCGCTAACGTGATGCGTTCCATGATCTCCGAAAGCAGCGATGAAAAAGCTCCCTGAGGTGTCTGACTGCCGATCTCTTCATGATCAAAAAACACCGCCACGGATGTGCTTGAGGGCTTATCTACAGCGATCAAAGCGGAGAGAATGGCATGCGTCATCGCCAGGTTGTCCAATCGCCCTGAAAGAATCATGCTTGCATCGATTCCCGTCAGACTTGCCTTCGCATAGTCATAAAGAAATAGTTCCATATCGACGATTTGTTCCGGACTCGTGGAAATAGCTTCGGCGATTGCCGAGAGGAGTGGATTTTCAGCATCGGTATTTGTGGTCAAAAAAGCTTGCAGATGGATCTGCTTATTATATTCAAAGCCTTTGTTGATATCACGGTTGAGGTGGATGGCGGCATTGGGGATCACCGCGACGGGCTTTTTCAGATCCACAAGATGGGTGGTAAAAGTGCCGTTTTCCATGACCACGACCTTGCCGGCGATGCCGAGTTCGCGATCGATCCAAGTGCCGATGATTGGTCCGCCATAGACCTCCACTCCGATGCGTGAAACGGAGTTTTCCGTCTTTAACGTGTTTGCCTTGATCTTGAGGCTTGGGCTGTCGATGTGCGAAGCCGCAAGCAGAAATCCGCTTTCGCAAGGTGTTTGACTGCCCACGCAGAAAGCGATCACGGCAGTTTCGCCTCTGCAGATATAGTATTTGCCACCGGGCTTGAGGTTCAGCGCTTCGCCTTCATCGATACTCATGTATCCTGCCGTTTCCAGACGCGCACGTATTTCCCGCGAAGCCTGAAAGCTGGTGGGCGAAGCGTCCAAAAAGGACAAAAAGTCGCTAATATAGCTATTCATGTATTTCTCCAAACTGATCAATTGAGGACTATCTTTTTAAGCCGCGCGATCCTGTCAAAGAGATTATCTATCAGCTATGTATATAGCGCTTTATCTACTGCTTAGTTGGCTTCTGGGAGGGCTGCTGTGCGAAATGTCTCATCAATCATGCCCTAGTCCACAAGCCCTTTTGTATTGTATATTTCATTCTCCCCAAGGTGTGCAATGATGCCGAGAAGTTTAGAATTGCCTAAGAAACCGGTCAAGCTGGATGATGACTCGGGTAGTCAGATTACATGAAACAATGCTGA containing:
- a CDS encoding M18 family aminopeptidase, yielding MNSYISDFLSFLDASPTSFQASREIRARLETAGYMSIDEGEALNLKPGGKYYICRGETAVIAFCVGSQTPCESGFLLAASHIDSPSLKIKANTLKTENSVSRIGVEVYGGPIIGTWIDRELGIAGKVVVMENGTFTTHLVDLKKPVAVIPNAAIHLNRDINKGFEYNKQIHLQAFLTTNTDAENPLLSAIAEAISTSPEQIVDMELFLYDYAKASLTGIDASMILSGRLDNLAMTHAILSALIAVDKPSSTSVAVFFDHEEIGSQTPQGAFSSLLSEIMERITLAHKCDRDSYFRALRKSFLISADMAHAFHPGYPEKYDPAYAPVMNKGPVIKLNANIRYASTAESSTRFITHCEKAGVNYQKFAVRSDLPCGSTVGPIVAADLGIQTVDIGNPMWAMHSVRETCGVRDHEDLIKVLKSYWNAL